The following are encoded in a window of Sminthopsis crassicaudata isolate SCR6 chromosome 5, ASM4859323v1, whole genome shotgun sequence genomic DNA:
- the LOC141542805 gene encoding olfactory receptor 6C74-like, with protein MGNRTTVTVFILLGLTDDPDWKIVLFLFLLLTYILSVTGNLTIILLTLMDSHLKTPMYFFLRNFSFLEISFTSVCIPKFLVSIASGDKTITYNCCAAQFFFVFLLGTSEFFLLAAMSYDRYVAICKPLHYTTIMNSKVCFLLVFSCWFCSFLFVFTGLLLGLQLDFCDSNIIDHFYCDLDPIMQISCTDTHFHELLSFSLALVTLLVTLTLVILSYSYIALTILRIPSASQRKKAFSTCSSHMIVLSISYGSCIFLYIKISAKERISLTKGIALLNTSVAPLLNPFIYTLRNQQVKQAFKDAILRKALFSEK; from the coding sequence ATGGGAAATCGCACAACAGTGACAGTGTTTATTCTGCTAGGATTGACAGATGACCCAGATTGGAAAattgtactttttctttttctattgctcACCTACATATTAAGTGTTACTGGAAACTTGACCATCATCCTCCTCACTTTAATGGACTCCCACCTCAAGACTCCCATGTACTTCTTCCTTAGAAATTTCTCCTTCCTAGAAATTTCCTTTACATCTGTTTGTATCCCTAAATTTCTAGTTAGTATTGCAAGTGGGGACAAAACCATTACCTATAATTGTTGTgctgctcaatttttttttgtcttccttcttgGAACATCCGAATTTTTCCTTTTGGCTGCCATGTCCTATGATCGTTATGTTGCCATTTGCAAGCCCCTGCATTACACAACGATCATGAACAGCAAAGTCTGCTTCCTGCTTGTTTTTAGCTGTTGGTTCTGTAGCTTCCTGTTTGTCTTTACAGGCCTGCTTCTAGGTCTCCAACTGGATTTCTGTGACTCTAATATCATTGACCATTTCTATTGTGACCTTGATCCCATAATGCAGATCTCCTGTACAGACACACATTTTCATGAGCTTCTCAGTTTCAGTCTAGCTTTAGTAACATTGTTAGTCACTTTAACATTAGTGATTCTATCTTATTCCTACATTGCCTTGACAATTCTGAGAATTCCATCAGCTAGTCAGAGGAAAAAAGCCTTTTCCACCTGTTCCTCTCACATGATTGTTCTCTCTATCTCTTATGGCAGCTGCATTTTCTTGTACATTAAAATCTCAGCTAAGGAGAGAATATCTTTAACCAAGGGAATAGCCTTACTCAATACTTCAGTTGCTCCTCTATTAAACCCCTTTATTTATACCTTAAGAAACCAGCAAGTGAAACAAGCATTTAAGGATGCAATACTGAGAAAAGCTCTTTTCTCAGAGAAATAG